TTCTCGGAGGATTTTCTAGCTATGGTACAGCTGTTCTCGAAACAATATTCGTGCACAATATTACTCGCTTTCCGGGAAAAGGTTATCACATTACATTTTGaggcattgattttcaatccgGAACTACTGCAACACTCTGAAAATCTATGAAGCGAATTTTGTATGGTCAAACCATCCAATTTCTCATACAAGTTTGGGTCAGTCTAGTGGACATTAAGTTTCTAAaggtcattgaagttgaaaagtttaacatgatgccccagttgacggtattgtATAAATAAAGCTTACTTAAAGTTGTCGGACCGAGTGATTTGCAAATTTGCGCCAAAATCTCAGAAAACAAaagataatttcacaatttataccaatgtacaaattttgtatATGCCTGAACAAAATGCTAATGCAACTTTCTCTTCTTCCAGCTCATCTGAAAACTCAACTGCAGGATTACTTCCTGGCCTAtccaaaagtcaaaattgttcGAGCTGAAGAGCGGTTGGGCTTGATGAGGGCCCGACTACTCGGAGCCAAAACGGCCGAAGGCGAGGTGCTAACCTTTCTCGATGCCCACGTGGAATGTACTGAAGGATGGCTGGAGGCTTTGCTGGATCCTGTAGCACGAAACTGGACCACCATATCCATTCCAACGGTCGACTGGATCGACGAAAAGGATATGCATCTGCGATCGGAGGCTGCTCCTATGTTCTACGGAGCGTACGATTGGGATCTGAATTTTGGCTGGTGGGCTAGGTCTACACGGAAGAACAAGCCGGATAACATCTATGAGCCATTCGATTCCCCGGCCATGTCCGGTGGACTTTTTACCATCACTAGGAGGTTCTTCGAACATGTCGGATGGTACGACGAGGGTTTTGAGATTTATGGCATAGAGAATATTGAGCTTTCAATGAAGAGTTGGATGTGCGGAGGAAAAATGGTAACGGTTCCTTGCTCGAGAGTTGGTCACATCGCGAAAGCCGGTCATCCTTATATGATGCAATCTCACAGGGATTATGTGAGATCGAACTCGCTCAGATTGGCGGAAGTGTGGATGGACGAATATAAGCAGGTGATCTTCGACATTTATGGAATCCCAAAGTATCCCGTTGAAGATGCTGGCGAGGTTTGCATGAGGAAAGAAATTCGTAAGAAAGCCCAATGCAAATCATTCAAGTACTATGTGACGACAGCCTTTCCGGAAATGCACAGTCCTGCGGTCAAGGGATGGTTCCGAGGAGAGGtgagttttacaaatttaactaTTTCAGAGGTTTATTTTCTAACCCAACTCATCAAATTTCAGATGAAAAACAAAGCCCTCGGAAGTAAAATGTGTCTGCAGTACGATAAGGGGGATAACTTTTTGGGCATGCGAGAGTGTAACCATCAGCAGACGAATCAGTACTGGACCCACAACTATTACGATGAGTTAAATAGCCGCAAAAATTGTTTGGATTACATCGGTACTGGAACATATGTAGGCGTAGTTGGATGTCATCGAAGTCGAGGCAATCAGGGATGGGAAAATGTGAACGCCACTGGACAGTTTCGTATTAAGAAGTACAACAAGTGCCTGGAATTGGACTTGACGACTAATAATACAGTCATTGTGGCCGATTGTGATGTGAAAAAAGATAATCAGTTTTGGATGGTGGAGCCAATAGATTTAGATGTTTCATTTTTCAGTAAATGAAAGCAAGTTACAacattcttggttttttttcttttgaggcTGGTATTACATTTGTTGGCATTTTCTAATATTCATAGCTATTAATTAGCAGCTctggttttgaaatattttagagGAACttatgagttttgaatccagttTGCCAGgtagttttcaaaatcatgttaTTGATATTACTATCATATGATATCGATCGTAGAATCATaaattgtagtaatttttttaaaccgtcGCCCAGAGATGTCTCTTGACTCAAACATATAGTTAGTGAAACTTTTTTgtggagaaatgaatccaactgtgtaacTTAAGGGATAGAtaagataaaattttatgttgaaaaatataTAGGATTTGAATGATGAGAAATATGAGAATGAGTATGCAATGCTAATTATGCAAtgctaaaaatgtaaaaatatgagTCCAACTACCGCAAGATGAAAttatgggaatagaaatagacaaCGAAAATGATGGTGATTACATGGCAGAaaaattcccttcattccggtAGACGTCGAATTCGAACAGTATAATTTTCAAACGCCAGCTTGTCTTCTGTAGTaaaatgttaatacatgggcagCAAGAAGCGCAAGAtctgggttcaagtcctaccgggagacgaggcaaatttatttttcgcacgttttcaaaaatcaattttcatcttatcttttacctgaaatttcaatttacacAGTTGGATTCCTCTCTCCCCAAAAAAGGTTTTACAGATTGATCAACTATTTATAGCTCTTTTATCTCAGGcgatttgacattttgaaaatattagctCCGCAATGCCGAAGAGTCGCGCGTGATTCATcattcgcctccacactccgttcttctgcacgccaccaaagatggttcttaacgcTCGTCGCTCGTATACTCCTAGtttacgcaggtcctcctcgagtaatatccatgtctcgtgcccgtagaggacaacctTTCTAATGAGCGTTGTGTACAgcttattcaacaaaaatttaaaaaaagactaCATGTAAACATGTTTAATTAGGATTTGCGCAACTTACGCATGtccaattccatgatcgctggcgtgacT
This is a stretch of genomic DNA from Uranotaenia lowii strain MFRU-FL unplaced genomic scaffold, ASM2978415v1 HiC_scaffold_684, whole genome shotgun sequence. It encodes these proteins:
- the LOC129760624 gene encoding putative polypeptide N-acetylgalactosaminyltransferase 9; this encodes MMLRSATRHMISLLALVIMFCVVGYLNNNKNAINDQSVLIERFLASHSRGDNNGSSSSATPMPGDFGSPVTFGKTTEESIGKMIKMGFESQGLNQYASDLVSVHRRLPDIRAEWCKEPGRYLSNLPETSVVIVFYNEAWSVLVRTVHSVLDRSPPELIREIVLVDDFSFLPHLKTQLQDYFLAYPKVKIVRAEERLGLMRARLLGAKTAEGEVLTFLDAHVECTEGWLEALLDPVARNWTTISIPTVDWIDEKDMHLRSEAAPMFYGAYDWDLNFGWWARSTRKNKPDNIYEPFDSPAMSGGLFTITRRFFEHVGWYDEGFEIYGIENIELSMKSWMCGGKMVTVPCSRVGHIAKAGHPYMMQSHRDYVRSNSLRLAEVWMDEYKQVIFDIYGIPKYPVEDAGEVCMRKEIRKKAQCKSFKYYVTTAFPEMHSPAVKGWFRGEMKNKALGSKMCLQYDKGDNFLGMRECNHQQTNQYWTHNYYDELNSRKNCLDYIGTGTYVGVVGCHRSRGNQGWENVNATGQFRIKKYNKCLELDLTTNNTVIVADCDVKKDNQFWMVEPIDLDVSFFSK